A single window of Ischnura elegans chromosome 8, ioIscEleg1.1, whole genome shotgun sequence DNA harbors:
- the LOC124164252 gene encoding protein HEXIM1 has protein sequence MSGLEVILPCNKNLGPQIDAESAILQATSELELKPSVGGRSQLDAEMAAGGKNEVGTGTLQDKDSGDGENCPNVRNGAQTTKSNLQPRQQHMNNMKGNKRKKRRQNKKRKYKPYSKLSWQERRELEDRETKRANRVREEMFAHGQPVAPYNTTQFLMEDHNDLADLDSQLIMVGRRGGGRARESSISQDDSELGDEEFYSSPEDEEEFLTREFSTAYEDLHAERLNSMSKAELIAECRGLEARADSLERRLRELSGARGVSDGEVGGESESDVQPVTKDLCDENTQNADDDAVDTEESDKMRNLRMELARLTEENERLRAENESLRLGKTVDAHCEAGGEVEMAEVDENPSGSPSQSMSSSSSSSTTSVDSDSDSTASTASCCTSRCECRSSPERDATIPSDRPDPDDALQEDDGADLPMLNGVHQEEGDPDPVDCDARADDPDPIP, from the coding sequence ATGTCGGGGCTGGAAGTGATATTGCCTTGCAACAAAAACTTGGGGCCCCAGATTGACGCAGAGTCGGCCATTCTGCAAGCCACTTCAGAATTAGAATTGAAGCCATCTGTCGGCGGTCGCAGCCAACTTGATGCAGAGATGGCGGCGGGAGGAAAGAATGAGGTGGGTACGGGTACACTTCAAGATAAAGACAGTGGGGACGGTGAAAATTGCCCTAATGTCAGAAATGGGGCCCAAACAACCAAGAGCAACTTGCAGCCAAGGCAGCAGCATATGAACAACATGAAAGGCAACAAACGTAAGAAGCGTCGACAAAATAAGAAGAGGAAATACAAACCGTACTCGAAATTGTCGTGGCAAGAGCGCCGTGAATTGGAGGACCGCGAAACCAAACGTGCGAACCGTGTTAGGGAGGAAATGTTCGCGCACGGCCAGCCCGTGGCCCCGTACAACACGACACAATTTTTGATGGAAGATCACAACGATCTTGCTGATTTAGATTCACAGTTGATTATGGTAGGCCGCCGTGGAGGAGGTCGAGCGCGGGAGTCTAGTATTAGTCAGGATGATTCTGAACTTGGAGATGAGGAGTTTTATTCTTCCCCTGAAGATGAGGAGGAATTCCTGACGCGTGAATTTTCCACCGCTTATGAGGATCTGCATGCAGAAAGACTTAACTCAATGTCGAAAGCAGAACTCATTGCGGAATGTCGTGGATTGGAGGCGCGCGCGGACAGTTTAGAGAGGCGGCTGAGAGAATTATCGGGAGCAAGAGGCGTTTCTGATGGGGAGGTAGGTGGagaatcggaaagtgatgtgcAGCCTGTCACGAAAGACTTGTGCGATGAAAACACGCAGAATGCTGATGATGATGCTGTTGATACGGAAGAGTCTGATAAGATGCGGAATCTTCGAATGGAGCTGGCTAGGCTAACAGAGGAAAATGAACGACTTAGGGCTGAAAATGAATCTCTCCGTCTGGGGAAGACGGTTGATGCTCATTGCGAAGCTGGTGGTGAAGTAGAGATGGCAGAGGTTGACGAAAATCCGAGTGGTAGTCCATCACAGTCCATGTCCTCTTCATCGTCGTCCTCGACGACGTCGGTTGATTCTGACAGTGACAGCACTGCTAGTACTGCGTCATGCTGTACTTCTCGTTGCGAATGCCGCAGTTCTCCGGAGAGAGATGCTACCATTCCATCAGATCGACCAGATCCGGATGATGCCTTGCAGGAAGATGATGGTGCTGATCTGCCAATGCTGAATGGTGTCCATCAGGAGGAGGGGGATCCAGATCCGGTGGATTGTGATGCCAGGGCCGATGATCCTGACCCAATACCTTGA